From Schizosaccharomyces pombe strain 972h- genome assembly, chromosome: II, the proteins below share one genomic window:
- a CDS encoding P-type ATPase — protein MARDVDNKQNAKRISRDEDEDEFAGESMVGRTLDNPFLGEDEFEDIFGSESQYISSSGQNSTNPFLADTRIENSPLGSESKANQLNKQGTNVNHIEIPLRDFNDPTQPESFLPPPKNTFTSRIKKIKNLFKKEKKQVKPEDLGPRQIILNDYSANHFLHNAVSTCKYSAFTFLPKFLKEQFSKYANLFFLFTAVVQQIPGITPVNRYTTIGPMLIVLSVSGIKEIMEDIKRKKQDQELNESPCYVLQGTGFVEKQWKDVVVGDIVKIVSETFFPADLVLLSSSEPEGLCYIETANLDGETNLKIKQALPETAGLLKPVELGQLSGEVKSEQPNNNLYTFDATLKLLPSDRELPLSPDQLLLRGAQLRNTPWVYGIVVFTGHESKLMKNTTETPIKRTSVEKQVNSQILFLLCIFVFLCFASSLGALIHRSVYGSALSYVKYTSNRAGMFFKGLLTFWILYSNLVPISLFVTFELVRYIQAQLISSDLDMYNEETDTPAACRTSSLVEELGQVGYIFSDKTGTLTRNQMEFRQCTIAGVAYADVIPEDRQFTSEDLDSDMYIYDFDTLKENLKHSENASLIHQFLLVLSICHTVIPEYDESTNSIKYQASSPDEGALVKGAASIGYKFLARKPHLVTVSIFGKDESYELLHICEFNSTRKRMSIVFRCPDGKIRLYVKGADTVIMERLASDNPYLQTTIHHLEDYATVGLRTLCIAMREVPEDEYQRWSTVFETAASSLVDRAQKLMDAAEEIEKDLILLGATAIEDRLQDGVPDTISTLQTAGIKIWVLTGDRQETAINIGMSCKLIDEDMGLVIVNEETKEATAESVMAKLSSIYRNEATTGNVESMALVIDGVSLTYALDFSLERRFFELASLCRAVICCRVSPLQKALIVKMVKRNTGEVLLAIGDGANDVPMIQAAHVGVGISGMEGLQAVRSSDFSISQFCYLKKLLLVHGSWCYQRLSKLILYSFYKNIALYMTQFWYAFCNAFSGQVIFESWSISLYNVLFTVLPPVVIGIFDQFVSAGQLFQYPQLYQLGQRSEFFNLKRFWSWITNGFYHSLLLFLCSIAVFYYDGPNKDGLASGHWVWGTTLYAAILATVLGKAALISNHWTQYTVIATLGSFLLWIVFMPIYAVAAPAIGFSKEYYGIIPHLYGNLKFWASLLVLPTIALMRDFVWKYSSRMYYPEEYHYVQEIQKYNVTDYRPRIVGFHKAIRKIRQMQRMRKQRGYAFSQGEEDQSRILDAYDTTHTRGAYGEMR, from the coding sequence ATGGCCCGAGATGTAGATAATAAGCAAAATGCTAAAAGGATATCACGAGATGAAGACGAGGATGAATTTGCCGGAGAATCGATGGTTGGTAGAACGTTAGACAATCCTTTTCTGGGTGAAGATGAATTCGAAGATATTTTTGGCTCTGAAAGCCAATATATATCTTCTTCAGGCCAAAATTCTACCAATCCATTCCTTGCTGATACAAGAATAGAGAATAGTCCTTTAGGAAGTGAAAGTAAGGCCAACCAACTTAATAAGCAAGGTACAAACGTAAATCACATTGAGATACCTTTGCGCGATTTTAATGACCCTACACAACCTGAATCTTTCCTACCACCTCCTAAGAATACATTTACTTCGcgtataaaaaaaataaagaacttatttaaaaaagagaagaaacaGGTTAAGCCAGAAGATCTTGGTCCTCGACAGATCATTTTAAATGATTATTCAGCAAACCATTTCTTACACAACGCTGTGTCAACTTGTAAATACAGCGCTTTCACATTTTTACCAAAATTCCTAAAGGAACAATTCTCAAAATATGCAAAtctatttttccttttcacgGCTGTTGTGCAGCAAATTCCTGGAATCACACCAGTTAATCGTTATACAACGATTGGCCCCATGTTAATTGTACTTTCAGTTTCTGGtattaaagaaatcatGGAGGATATAAAGCGCAAAAAACAAGATCAAGAATTGAATGAATCGCCTTGCTACGTTTTACAGGGGACTGGTTTTGTTGAGAAACAATGGAAGGATGTAGTTGTTGGTGACATTGTTAAAATCGTTTCTGAAACTTTTTTCCCTGCTGACTTAGTACTTTTATCATCATCTGAGCCAGAGGGACTATGCTATATTGAGACTGCAAATTTGGATGGCGAaactaatttaaaaattaagcaAGCTCTCCCAGAAACAGCAGGTCTTCTAAAACCAGTAGAGCTTGGTCAGCTATCAGGAGAAGTTAAATCGGAGCAACCgaataataatttatatactTTTGATGCCACTTTGAAGCTTCTTCCCAGTGATCGAGAACTTCCATTATCTCCCGATCAGTTATTGCTTCGTGGTGCTCAGCTTCGTAATACGCCTTGGGTGTATGGCATTGTTGTATTTACTGGTCATGAATCTAAACTTATGAAGAACACTACAGAAACACCCATTAAACGAACTTCCGTCGAGAAGCAAGTGAACTCACAGattctgtttttattaTGCATCTTTGtgtttctttgttttgcCTCTTCACTTGGAGCTCTCATTCATCGTTCGGTTTATGGATCAGCTTTATCTTATGTTAAATATACTTCCAACAGGGCCGGCATGTTTTTCAAAGGGTTGCTGACTTTCTGGATTCTCTACTCAAATCTTGTGCCAATTTCTTTGTTCGTTACTTTTGAGTTAGTCCGATATATACAGGCACAGCTAATCAGCAGTGACCTTGATATGTACAATGAGGAAACTGATACTCCAGCTGCATGCCGCACATCTTCTCTAGTTGAAGAATTGGGTCAGGTTGGATATATTTTTAGCGACAAAACAGGTACATTGACGAGAAATCAAATGGAATTTCGTCAATGCACTATAGCCGGTGTTGCATATGCTGATGTTATTCCTGAAGATCGTCAGTTTACCTCAGAAGACCTTGATTCTGATATGTACATATACGATTTTGATACGCTTAAAGAAAATCTCAAACATAGTGAAAATGCAAGCCTTATACATCAGTTCTTACTAGTTCTTTCTATTTGCCATACGGTTATCCCAGAGTATGATGAATCCACTAATTCAATTAAATATCAAGCTTCTTCACCGGATGAAGGTGCCTTAGTGAAAGGTGCTGCATCCATTGGTTATAAGTTTCTAGCGAGGAAACCGCATTTAGTGACTGTAAgtatttttggaaaagatGAAAGTTATGAACTATTACATATTTGCGAATTTAATTCTACTCGCAAAAGGATGTCAATAGTTTTTCGTTGTCCTGATGGAAAAATTCGTTTATACGTTAAAGGTGCTGACACAGTCATTATGGAAAGGTTAGCATCCGATAACCCGTACTTACAAACTACGATTCATCATCTTGAAGATTATGCTACCGTGGGTTTACGTACGCTTTGTATTGCTATGCGGGAAGTCCCGGAAGACGAATATCAAAGGTGGTCAACAGTGTTTGAAACTGCAGCCTCTAGTCTGGTTGACCGTGCTCAGAAGCTTATGGATGCTgctgaagaaattgaaaaggaTTTAATCTTGCTGGGAGCTACCGCTATAGAAGATAGACTGCAAGATGGAGTTCCTGATACTATCTCAACTTTACAAACAGCTGGAATAAAAATCTGGGTTCTGACCGGTGATCGACAAGAGACCGCAATTAATATTGGCATGAGTTGCAAGTTGATTGATGAAGACATGGGTTTAGTTATAGTGAACGAAGAAACGAAAGAGGCTACTGCTGAAAGCGTAATGGCTAAGTTATCTTCTATATATCGAAACGAAGCTACCACTGGAAATGTTGAATCAATGGCTTTGGTTATAGATGGGGTTTCACTTACTTATGCATTAGATTTTAGCCTAGAACGCCGATTCTTTGAACTGGCTTCTTTATGCCGTGCCGTGATATGTTGTCGTGTCTCACCTTTACAGAAGGCTTTGATCGTTAAGATggttaaaagaaatacagGTGAAGTGCTATTAGCTATTGGAGATGGCGCTAATGATGTGCCGATGATTCAAGCTGCCCATGTTGGGGTTGGAATCAGCGGTATGGAAGGGTTACAAGCAGTTCGAAGCTctgatttttcaatttcccaattttgctatttaaaaaaattgttacTTGTTCACGGATCTTGGTGTTATCAGCGTCTCAGCAAACTTATTTTGTACTCGTTTTACAAAAACATTGCTCTCTACATGACTCAGTTTTGGTACGCTTTTTGCAATGCATTTTCCGGCCAGGTAATTTTTGAGTCTTGGTCTATTTCACTGTATAATGTGCTTTTTACTGTTCTTCCACCGGTGGTAATAGGTATATTTGATCAGTTTGTAAGCGCTGGTCAACTTTTTCAGTATCCGCAACTTTATCAATTAGGTCAAAGaagtgaattttttaacttaaaAAGGTTTTGGTCTTGGATAACAAATGGGTTTTATCATTCACTTCTTCTATTTCTTTGTTCCATTGCTGTGTTTTACTATGATGGTCCTAATAAGGATGGTCTCGCGTCAGGTCATTGGGTGTGGGGTACTACACTTTACGCTGCAATACTAGCTACTGTTTTAGGTAAGGCTGCCTTAATTAGTAATCATTGGACTCAATACACTGTAATTGCTACCCTCGGATCTTTCTTGCTATGGATAGTGTTTATGCCCATTTATGCTGTTGCAGCACCCGCTATCGGATTTTCAAAGGAGTACTACGGAATAATTCCACATCTTTACGGGAATCTAAAATTTTGGGCTTCCCTACTTGTTTTGCCAACAATAGCACTGATGCGTGACTTTGTGTGGAAATATTCATCCAGAATGTATTATCCTGAGGAGTATCATTACGTTCAAGAAATTCAGAAATATAATGTCACAGACTATAGACCTCGTATTGTCGGGTTTCATAAAGCTATCAGGAAAATAAGACAGATGCAGAGAATGCGTAAACAGAGAGGGTATGCTTTTTCTCAAGGTGAAGAGGACCAGTCAAGGATTTTAGATGCATATGATACTACACATACTCGTGGAGCATACGGTGAAATGCGTTAG
- the cem1 gene encoding 3-oxoacyl-[acyl-carrier-protein]-synthase condensing enzyme — MKRVVITGLGAVTPLGNGVKTNWRNLIQGKSGIVSLKGFPEYEQIPSKVAGVIPRGKEKEEWNVLDYVDQGKLREVATFTQLALTSAAEALKDARWIDIDEQEKLATGVCFGTGIGNLDDALNENGVLNKAGIRKVSPRVISKILINMPAGYISQRYGFTALNHTTTTACAAGCHAIGDAFNFIKLGHADVIIAGGSESCINPLTVAGFSKARSLSTKFNDNPKAASRPFDANRDGFVIGEGSAALVLEELEHAKNRNAHIYAEIVGYGLASDSYHITAPNPNGDAAYYAMKRSLKQAGLSASQLDYINAHATSTKLGDVAESIAITRLLCDVNRNPEAFPVSSSKGSIGHLLGAAGAIESVYTVLTVQKGVLPPTLNFEYSDIPQQFQCDYVPNVAKESRINVALSNSFGFGGTNASLCFKKFLQ; from the exons atgaaacgTGTGGTAATAACTGGACTGGGGGCCGTAACCCCTCTAGGCAATGGAGTTAAAACCAATTGGCGAAATCTAATTCAAGGAAAATCAGGTATCGTATCTCTTAAAGGATTTCCTGAGTATGAGCAAATACCAAGCAAAGTTGCTGGAGTGATACCAAggggaaaagaaaaggaagagTGGAATGTATTAGACTACGTTGACCAAGGGAAATTACGTGAAGTAGCTACTTTTACCCAGTTAGCTCTCACTTCTGCAGCTGAAGCATTAAAAGATGCAAGGTGGATTGACATAGATGAACAAGAAAAGCTAGCAACG GGAGTTTGCTTTGGAACTGGCATAGGAAATCTTGACGATGctttaaatgaaaacgGTGTATTAAATAAGGCTGGAATAAGAAAAGTTTCACCGAGGGTCATTTCTAAAATACTAATTAATATGCCAGCAGGGTATATTTCACAAAGATATGGTTTTACTGCCTTAAATCACACAACAACTACAGCATGTGCAGCAGGTTGTCATGCTATAGGAGATGCcttcaattttataaagCTTGGACATGCAGATGTTATTATTGCCGGTGGTTCTGAATCCTGTATTAATCCGCTAACCGTTGCtggtttttcaaaagcaaGAAGCTTGTCAACCAAGTTCAACGATAATCCAAAAGCGGCCTCAAGACCGTTTGATGCAAATCGTGATGGATTTGTAATTGGAGAAGGCTCCGCTGCCTTAGTCCTTGAGGAATTGGAGCATGCCAAAAATCGAAATGCTCATATATATGCTGAAATAGTCGGTTATGGTTTGGCATCTGATTCATATCATATTACAGCTCCAAATCCAAATGGGGATGCTGCTTACTATGCTATGAAGCGTTCCTTAAAACAAGCTGGTCTTTCTGCAAGTCAATTGGATTATATCAATGCTCATGCAACTTCAACCAAGCTTGGAGATGTAGCAGAAAGCATAGCGATTACTAGGTTACTTTGTGATGTGAACCGGAATCCTGAGGCATTTCCTGTATCTAGTAGCAAAGGCTCTATTGGCCATCTTTTAGGAGCAGCAGGTGCAATCGAATCTGTCTATACGGTCTTGACTGTCCAAAAG GGCGTCTTACCCCCTACGTTAAATTTCGAATACTCTGATATTCCTCAGCAGTTTCAGTGCGATTATGTGCCGAATGTGGCTAAAGAGAGCCGCATTAATGTTGCTTTGTCAAACAGCTTTGGATTTGGTGGTACCAATGCGTCTTTATGCTTTAAGAAATTCTTACAGTAA